One region of Brassica napus cultivar Da-Ae chromosome A10, Da-Ae, whole genome shotgun sequence genomic DNA includes:
- the LOC106420333 gene encoding DNA-directed RNA polymerase II subunit 7, with protein MFFHIVLERNMQLHPRFFGRNLRENLVSKLMKDVEGTCSGRHGFVVAITGIESVGNGLVRNGTAFVTFPVKYQCVVFRPFKGQIFEAVVTLVNKMGFFAEAGPVQIFVSKHLIPDDMEFQAGDMPNYTTSDGSVKIQKECEVRLKIIGTRVDATEIFCVGTIKDDFLGVINDPAAAA; from the exons atgtttTTCCACATAGTATTGGAGCGAAACATGCAATTACACCCACGTTTCTTTGGTCGCAACCTTCGTGAAAACCTCGTCTCTAAGCTCATGAAAGACGTCGAGGGCACTTGCAG TGGGAGGCATGGGTTTGTAGTGGCGATCACTGGAATAGAGAGCGTAGGCAATGGATTGGTCCGTAATGGGACTGCTTTCGTCACCTTCCCCGTTAAATACCAGTGCGTCGTTTTCAGACCTTTCAAAGGCCAGATCTTCGAAGCCGTTGTAACTCTCGTCAATAAG ATGGGATTCTTCGCTGAAGCTGGGCCTGTTCAGATATTTGTGTCCAAGCAC TTGATACCAGATGATATGGAGTTTCAGGCTGGAGACATGCCTAATTATACAACATCTGATGGATca GTTAAAATCCAGAAAGAATGTGAAGTGAGACTAAAGATTATTGGCACCAGAGTCGATGCCACTGAAATC TTCTGTGTGGGAACCATCAAAGACGATTTTTTGGGAGTCATAAACGATCCTGCAGCAGCCGCATAG
- the LOC106420518 gene encoding serine/threonine-protein phosphatase PP1 isozyme 2 has translation MAQQGGSMDPAVLDDIIRRLLDYRNPKPGTKQVMLNESEIRQLCIVSKEIFLQQPNLLELEAPIKICGDIHGQYSDLLRLFEYGGFPPAANYLFLGDYVDRGKQSLETICLLLAYKIKYPENFFLLRGNHECASINRIYGFYDECKRRFSVRLWKVFTDSFNCLPVAAVIDDKILCMHGGLSPDLTSVEQIKNIKRPTDVPDSGLLCDLLWSDPSKDVKGWGMNDRGVSYTFGADKVAEFLIKNDMDLICRAHQVVEDGYEFFADRQLVTIFSAPNYCGEFDNAGAMMSVDESLMCSFQILKPADRRPRFL, from the exons ATGGCGCAGCAAGGGGGAAGCATGGACCCTGCCGTTCTCGACGACATCATTCGTCGTTTGTTGGATTACAGAAACCCAAAGCCTGGAACCAAACAGGTCATGCTCAACGAGTCTGAGATCCGACAGCTTTGCATCGTCTCCAAAGAGATTTTCCTTCAACAGCCTAACCTCCTTGAGCTCGAAGCTCCCATCAAGATCTGCG GTGATATTCATGGACAGTACTCAGATCTATTGAGGCTATTTGAATACGGAGGCTTCCCTCCTGCAGCTAACTATCTATTCTTAGGAGACTACGTTGACCGTGGGAAGCAGAGCTTGGAAACCATCTGTCTTCTCCTCGCCTACAAAATCAAATACCCCGAGAACTTCTTTCTCCTAAGAGGAAACCACGAGTGTGCTTCCATCAACAGAATCTACGGATTCTACGACGAATGCAAACGTAGGTTCAGCGTCAGACTCTGGAAAGTGTTTACAGATTCTTTTAACTGCCTCCCCGTGGCTGCTGTAATAGACGATAAGATACTGTGCATGCACGGTGGTCTTTCTCCCGATTTGACCAGCGTGGAACAGATTAAGAACATTAAGCGACCTACAGATGTTCCGGACTCTGGTCTGCtttgtgatttgctttggtCTGATCCGAGTAAAGATGTTAAAGGCTGGGGGATGAATGACCGTGGAGTGTCTTACACGTTTGGAGCTGATAAGGTTGCTGAGTTTCTGATAAAGAATGATATGGATCTCATCTGTCGTGCTCACCAG GTTGTAGAGGATGGTTATGAGTTCTTTGCTGATAGACAGCTTGTGACTATATTCTCAGCGCCTAACTACTGTGGTGAATTCGACAATGCGGGTGCGATGATGAGTGTTGATGAGAGTTTGATGTGCTCTTTCCAAATACTGAAGCCTGCTGATCGGAGGCCACGGTTCTTATGA
- the LOC106420520 gene encoding ras-related protein RABA2d — MTHRVEQDYDYLFKIVLIGDSGVGKSNILSRFTRNEFCLESKSTIGVEFATRTLQVEGKTVKAQIWDTAGQERYRAITSAYYRGAVGALLVYDITKRQTFDNALRWLRELRDHADSNIVIMMAGNKSDLNHLRSVSEEDGRNLAEAEGLSFLETSALEATNVEKAFQTVLTEIYHIISKKALAAQEAAAANSAIPGQGTTINVDDTSGAAKSGCCSS, encoded by the exons ATGACGCATAGAGTAGAACAGGATTACGATTACTTGTTCAAGATCGTGTTGATCGGTGATTCAGGTGTCGGGAAATCAAACATATTGTCTAGATTCACAAGGAATGAGTTTTGCTTGGAGTCTAAGTCCACTATTGGTGTTGAATTCGCCACGAGAACTCTTCAG GTTGAAGGAAAGACAGTAAAGGCACAGATATGGGACACAGCAGGGCAAGAGCGGTACAGAGCCATCACAAGCGCTTACTACAGAGGCGCAGTAGGTGCACTTCTTGTCTACGACATCACCAAAAGACAGACCTTTGACAATGCCCTAAGGTGGCTACGGGAGCTAAGAGACCATGCGGATTCCAACATTGTGATCATGATGGCTGGGAACAAATCCGATCTAAACCACTTGAGATCGGTTTCTGAGGAAGATGGTCGGAACCTAGCTGAGGCAGAGGGTCTCTCTTTCTTGGAGACATCTGCTCTTGAAGCCACAAATGTCGAGAAAGCGTTTCAGACCGTGTTGACAGAGATTTATCACATCATCAGCAAAAAAGCTTTGGCTGCTCAAGAAGCAGCGGCTGCTAATTCAGCGATTCCAGGGCAAGGAACAACGATTAATGTTGATGACACATCTGGAGCTGCCAAAAGTGGTTGCTGCTCTTCTTAA